A region from the Actinoplanes sp. OR16 genome encodes:
- a CDS encoding amidohydrolase family protein codes for MTWDLLLSGGDADIAISGGRIAAIGPGLPRDAREIADVSGCLVTPGLIDLHTHVGPGYWGIDPDPIAWCSGVTTWVDAGSAGAYTVAGLRRVAETAAVRVHALLNISAVGLAGRTGESRDLANCDVALAIDAVQANRDLFHGIKVRIDAETVGANGVEPLRRGLEAAQACGVPVMVHIGTAPPSLDEVLDLLRPGDLMTHCASGIAAPLGPSVRAAAERGVLLDLGHGSGGFAFDVLERQLDAGLLPTTVSTDLHARSLHGPVFDLPTTMAKLLAVGVPLDGVVEAVTTHPARALGLSCGLAVGAPADIAVFDVRKEPFTVVDAHRQTRVSPIRLVNRATYVAGRLLPPRLPAPPAPWIPLTGAQRSALDHRTRAIRDLLTTPLVGVDGLAEQFPRRSK; via the coding sequence ATCGCGATCTCCGGCGGCCGGATCGCCGCGATCGGCCCGGGACTCCCCCGGGACGCCCGCGAGATCGCCGACGTCAGCGGCTGCCTGGTGACACCGGGGCTGATAGACCTGCACACGCACGTCGGCCCGGGATACTGGGGCATCGACCCGGATCCGATCGCCTGGTGTTCCGGCGTCACCACGTGGGTGGACGCCGGCTCCGCGGGCGCGTACACGGTGGCCGGCCTGCGCCGCGTCGCGGAGACCGCCGCGGTGCGGGTGCACGCCCTGCTCAACATCTCCGCCGTCGGGCTGGCCGGCCGGACCGGGGAGAGCCGGGATCTGGCCAACTGCGACGTCGCGCTGGCGATCGACGCCGTTCAGGCGAACCGGGACCTGTTCCACGGCATCAAGGTGCGGATCGACGCCGAGACGGTCGGCGCCAACGGGGTCGAGCCGCTGCGCCGAGGGCTGGAGGCGGCACAGGCGTGCGGCGTCCCCGTCATGGTCCACATCGGCACCGCCCCGCCGTCGCTCGACGAGGTCCTCGACCTGCTGCGTCCCGGCGACCTGATGACGCACTGCGCGAGCGGCATCGCGGCGCCGCTCGGGCCGTCGGTACGAGCCGCCGCCGAGCGTGGTGTGCTGCTCGACCTCGGGCACGGGTCCGGCGGGTTCGCGTTCGACGTGCTCGAACGCCAGCTGGACGCGGGGCTGCTGCCGACGACCGTCTCCACCGATCTGCACGCGCGCTCGCTGCACGGCCCGGTCTTCGACCTGCCCACCACGATGGCGAAACTGCTGGCCGTGGGGGTGCCGCTGGACGGCGTGGTCGAGGCGGTCACCACGCATCCGGCGCGGGCGCTGGGACTCTCCTGCGGGTTGGCGGTGGGCGCTCCGGCCGACATCGCGGTCTTCGACGTACGGAAGGAGCCGTTCACCGTTGTCGACGCGCACCGCCAGACCCGGGTCTCCCCGATCCGGCTCGTCAATCGCGCCACCTATGTGGCCGGCCGGCTGCTCCCGCCCCGCCTCCCGGCCCCGCCCGCGCCGTGGATCCCGCTCACCGGCGCCCAGCGATCGGCGCTCGACCACCGCACCCGAGCCATCCGTGACCTGCTCACCACCCCGCTGGTCGGGGTGGACGGGCTGGCCGAACAGTTCCCTAGAAGGAGTAAGTGA
- a CDS encoding serine/threonine-protein kinase, which produces MPQPGELLGARYRLDDRLAAGGMGEVWRATDMVLGRPVAVKTLLAGYADDAGFRSRFQHEARAMASLRHAGVVPVYDFGDTGDGAYLVMARVDGRPLNERIAERGPLGPAETMSVVTQAARALAAAHEAGIVHRDVKPGNLIIEPDGTVVLVDFGVARSANSVTLTGAREVVGTALYIAPEQVSKQTTGPSADIYALGVVAYHCLAGHPPFVGDNPLAVALQHVSEEPPPLPDTVPAPVRDLVTRALEKDPADRFPSAAAMADAAAALITVEGDAAAATAVLAPALSRTVTDLPAPPPPPPPAPRPRRRNLALLSGLLAALLGVGTLIAVTDPFGGPPAITTPDKLQPSVAPSPAKGKKNSTKIATNSGNDQKREPSKESSPRATAPSSPAAASSAPEPDPEPTTTTEPPATATTEPEPTATTTTTAPQEGDEPEADQETENTES; this is translated from the coding sequence ATGCCTCAGCCTGGAGAGTTGCTCGGTGCCCGCTACCGGCTCGACGATCGGCTGGCCGCGGGTGGCATGGGAGAGGTCTGGCGCGCCACCGACATGGTCCTCGGACGGCCGGTCGCGGTGAAGACGCTGCTGGCCGGATACGCCGACGACGCCGGTTTCCGTAGCCGGTTCCAGCACGAGGCGCGTGCCATGGCCTCGCTGCGCCACGCGGGCGTCGTGCCGGTCTACGACTTCGGCGACACCGGCGACGGCGCCTATCTGGTGATGGCCCGCGTCGACGGCCGGCCGCTGAACGAGCGCATCGCCGAACGCGGTCCGCTGGGTCCCGCCGAGACGATGTCGGTGGTGACGCAGGCCGCGCGGGCGCTCGCCGCCGCCCACGAGGCCGGGATCGTGCACCGTGACGTCAAACCCGGCAACCTGATCATCGAGCCGGACGGGACCGTGGTCCTGGTGGACTTCGGGGTGGCCCGCTCGGCGAACTCGGTCACGCTCACCGGCGCCCGGGAGGTGGTCGGCACCGCGCTCTACATCGCTCCGGAGCAGGTGTCGAAGCAGACCACCGGGCCGTCCGCCGACATCTACGCGCTGGGCGTGGTCGCCTATCACTGCCTCGCCGGGCATCCGCCGTTCGTCGGCGACAATCCGCTGGCCGTCGCGTTGCAGCACGTCAGCGAGGAGCCTCCGCCCCTGCCGGACACCGTGCCGGCTCCGGTGCGGGACCTGGTCACCCGGGCACTGGAGAAGGATCCGGCTGATCGTTTCCCCTCGGCCGCGGCGATGGCCGACGCCGCCGCCGCACTGATCACGGTGGAGGGGGACGCCGCCGCCGCGACGGCGGTGCTCGCCCCCGCTCTGTCACGGACTGTGACGGATCTCCCTGCTCCGCCGCCACCGCCACCCCCGGCGCCCCGTCCCCGGCGCCGCAATCTCGCCCTTCTCTCGGGTCTGCTGGCGGCCCTCCTCGGCGTGGGCACCCTGATCGCGGTGACCGATCCCTTCGGCGGCCCCCCGGCGATCACGACCCCGGACAAGCTGCAGCCGTCGGTCGCTCCCAGTCCGGCCAAGGGGAAGAAGAACAGCACCAAGATCGCCACGAACAGCGGAAACGATCAGAAGCGGGAGCCCTCGAAGGAGTCCTCGCCGCGGGCCACAGCCCCGTCGAGCCCGGCCGCCGCATCGTCGGCGCCGGAGCCGGACCCGGAACCGACCACGACCACCGAGCCGCCGGCGACCGCCACCACCGAGCCGGAGCCCACCGCGACGACCACCACCACCGCCCCGCAGGAGGGGGACGAGCCGGAGGCCGATCAGGAGACCGAGAACACCGAATCGTAA
- a CDS encoding urease subunit alpha, whose amino-acid sequence MTSLERSRYAALYGPTAGDRIRLADTNLLIEIEEDRSSGPRPGDEVVFGGGKVIRESMGQSRATRAEGTPDTVITGVVILDHWGIIKADVGIRDGRIVAIGKAGNPDTMDGVHPDLVIGASTEIIAGNGKILTAGAIDSHVHLISPTILDTALASGITTIIGGGTGPAEGTKATTVTPNAWHLARMLESLDTWPINVLLLGKGNTMSAESMWEQLRGGAGGFKLHEDWGTTPAAIDACLTVADASGVQIAIHTDTLNEAGFVEETLRAIAGRSIHAYHTEGAGGGHAPDIITVASHPNILPSSTNPTRPYTRNTLSEHLDMLMVCHHLNSAVPEDLAFAESRIRPSTMAAEDYLHDLGAISMIGSDSQAMGRVGEVVTRTWQTAHVMKARVGALPGDGAADNNRAKRYVAKYTICPAIAHGMAEQVGSVEPGKLADLVLWDPAFFGVRPALVIKGGMIAYAQMGDANASIPTPQPMLPRPMFGSYGVVPAQTSVAFVAPAAIDALLSDRIGVKRALVPVSDTRSVGKADMIRNDAMPRIEVSADTFEVRIDGQVIEPDPVSELPMAQRYFLF is encoded by the coding sequence ATGACCTCACTGGAACGCAGCCGGTATGCCGCGCTCTACGGCCCTACCGCCGGTGACCGGATCCGGCTGGCCGACACGAACCTGCTGATCGAGATCGAGGAGGACCGCAGTTCCGGGCCGCGGCCCGGCGACGAGGTCGTCTTCGGCGGCGGCAAGGTCATCCGGGAGTCGATGGGGCAGTCGCGGGCCACCCGGGCCGAGGGCACCCCGGACACCGTCATCACCGGCGTGGTGATCCTGGACCACTGGGGGATCATCAAGGCCGACGTCGGCATCCGCGACGGGCGGATCGTGGCGATCGGCAAGGCCGGCAACCCGGACACCATGGACGGGGTGCATCCCGACCTGGTGATCGGCGCCAGCACCGAGATCATCGCGGGCAACGGGAAGATCCTCACGGCCGGGGCGATCGACAGCCACGTACACCTGATCAGCCCGACCATCCTGGACACCGCCCTCGCCTCCGGCATCACCACGATCATCGGTGGCGGCACCGGACCGGCCGAGGGAACCAAGGCCACCACCGTCACGCCGAACGCCTGGCACCTCGCCCGGATGCTCGAATCCCTGGACACCTGGCCGATCAACGTGCTGCTGCTCGGCAAGGGCAACACGATGTCCGCCGAGTCGATGTGGGAGCAGCTGCGCGGCGGCGCCGGCGGCTTCAAGCTGCACGAGGACTGGGGCACCACGCCCGCGGCGATCGACGCCTGCCTGACCGTGGCGGACGCCTCCGGGGTGCAGATCGCCATCCACACCGACACGCTGAACGAGGCCGGTTTCGTCGAGGAGACGCTGCGGGCCATCGCGGGGCGGTCGATCCACGCGTACCACACCGAGGGCGCCGGCGGCGGGCACGCACCGGACATCATCACTGTCGCGTCCCACCCGAACATCCTGCCGTCGTCGACGAACCCGACCCGGCCGTACACCCGCAACACCCTCAGCGAGCACCTCGACATGCTGATGGTCTGCCACCACCTGAACTCCGCAGTACCGGAGGATCTGGCCTTCGCCGAAAGCCGGATCCGGCCGTCGACCATGGCCGCCGAGGACTACCTGCACGACCTCGGTGCGATCTCGATGATCGGCTCGGACTCGCAGGCGATGGGCCGGGTCGGCGAGGTCGTCACCCGCACCTGGCAGACCGCCCACGTCATGAAGGCTCGCGTCGGCGCCCTTCCCGGCGACGGCGCGGCCGACAACAACCGGGCCAAGCGGTACGTCGCGAAGTACACGATCTGCCCGGCGATCGCGCACGGCATGGCCGAGCAGGTCGGGTCGGTCGAGCCCGGCAAGCTGGCCGACCTGGTCCTCTGGGACCCGGCGTTCTTCGGTGTCCGGCCGGCGCTGGTCATCAAGGGCGGCATGATCGCCTACGCCCAGATGGGCGATGCGAACGCGTCCATCCCGACTCCGCAGCCGATGCTTCCCCGCCCGATGTTCGGGTCCTACGGGGTCGTGCCGGCGCAGACGTCCGTGGCGTTCGTGGCCCCGGCCGCGATCGACGCCCTGCTCTCCGACCGCATCGGGGTGAAGCGGGCGCTCGTCCCGGTCAGCGACACCCGCTCGGTCGGCAAGGCCGACATGATCCGCAACGACGCCATGCCGCGGATCGAGGTCAGCGCCGACACCTTCGAGGTGCGCATCGACGGCCAGGTCATCGAACCCGATCCGGTGTCGGAACTGCCCATGGCTCAGCGTTACTTCCTGTTCTGA
- a CDS encoding TetR/AcrR family transcriptional regulator has translation MILKSALRIIDADGVASLSMRRLAADLGVNPMSLYHHVPGKAALLDGVTRLVTDGARHIEPAGGTWQEQLRQLAYEFRTLSLAHRNLIRHAFASDDVIQRDGPMWRTLCEVLRGAGLPESEVERTGAVLAVLVGGLLHTEVNGTMRRLIGEGQADDTGFSLAVDLLIDGIAARV, from the coding sequence ATGATCCTGAAATCGGCCCTGAGGATCATCGATGCCGACGGCGTGGCATCGCTCAGCATGCGCAGACTCGCGGCCGACCTGGGCGTCAATCCGATGTCGCTCTACCACCACGTGCCCGGCAAGGCCGCGCTGCTCGACGGCGTGACCAGGCTGGTCACCGACGGCGCCCGGCACATCGAGCCGGCCGGCGGGACCTGGCAGGAGCAGTTGCGGCAGCTGGCGTACGAGTTCCGCACGCTCAGCCTGGCGCACCGCAACCTGATCCGGCACGCGTTCGCCAGTGACGACGTGATCCAGCGCGACGGGCCGATGTGGCGGACGCTCTGCGAGGTGCTGCGCGGCGCCGGGCTGCCCGAGTCCGAGGTGGAACGCACCGGCGCCGTGCTGGCGGTGCTGGTGGGCGGCCTGTTGCACACCGAGGTGAACGGCACCATGCGCCGGCTGATCGGCGAGGGCCAAGCGGACGACACCGGCTTCTCGCTCGCCGTCGACCTGCTCATCGACGGCATCGCCGCGCGGGTGTGA
- a CDS encoding bifunctional cytochrome P450/NADPH--P450 reductase, whose amino-acid sequence MTAAIPAPRGLPIVGNGLQVPVEGTHRFFAGLAAQHPGGVFKLNLAGRHVVFVYDPDLVAEVCDESRFYKPVDGPLGDVRDFAGDGLFTAREDEQVWGQAHRILLPAFSQRSMKAYFPQMLEVARDLVTAWEGRTVVDVTDDMTRLTLDTIALAGFGQSFKSYEQVELHPFLQAMGNALTEVMHRARQLPLVTRLKREADAKYREDIAVMQDTVDEVIRARRASGERSNDLLGLMLDAADPVSGGRLSDENIRNQVLTFLIAGHETTSGTLSFALHLLLRNPHVLAQAYAEVDRMLPGDTVPTYETIMKLDVIPRILDETLRLLSPIPFIGLAAREATTLGGRYEIPAHQKIGVLMKPLHTDPEAWPDPETFDIDRWLPENKAAHHPHAYKPFGNGERACIGRQFALTEARLALAMVLQRFAIADPDGHRLTIKQTLTIKPEDFRLRIRVRQEHERIATGDALTAAAPAAEVARVQAGGVRLTVAHGSNLGTSEDLAQQLADRARRSGFDVTVQSLDELAADLPGDGLLAVVTSSYNGKAPDNAQLFDDLEIPPGALDGVSFAVLGNGNTQWATYQAFPKRVEAKLLNAGATPIVERGETDAAGDFDGMATAWLDGLWTALAASFGASAAAAAGPRYAVEVLGEDQIRPAVVSGQAHPIMVFSVEELVGDPAGLWDFSREAPRPGVKAITVQLPEGVSYEAGDHLAVYAKNDPELVDWALHTLRVSHDLVVRLSQDGERPTGLPIGVPVTAGLLLTDFVELQEPATRGQIATLAAHTACPWTTRQLAAWTEDSDQGRTAYADEVLAKRVSVLGLLERFPAIELPFGVFLELVGTIRPRFYSISSSPKADPSLVTITVGLVDGPARTGTGRYRGMCSQYLARLQPGDVFFGHVRIPAPPFRPPADPATPMILIGPGTGFAPLRGFLQERALHEDRGPAKLFYGCRHPEHDWLYRPEMEQWAADGVADLHLAFSAVPEHPHRFVQEALAAAGDEVWELLEAGAHVYLCGDGARMAPAVRGELLALHRRHTGSTAEQADVWLRSLEASGRYQQDVFA is encoded by the coding sequence TTGACCGCCGCCATTCCCGCCCCGCGCGGCCTGCCGATCGTCGGCAATGGACTGCAGGTTCCGGTGGAAGGCACCCACCGGTTCTTCGCCGGCCTGGCAGCCCAGCACCCCGGAGGCGTGTTCAAGCTGAACCTCGCCGGGCGCCACGTGGTCTTCGTCTACGACCCGGACCTGGTGGCCGAGGTGTGCGACGAGTCGCGCTTCTACAAGCCGGTCGACGGCCCGCTCGGCGACGTCCGCGACTTCGCCGGCGACGGTCTCTTCACCGCCCGCGAGGACGAGCAGGTCTGGGGGCAGGCGCACCGGATCCTGCTGCCGGCCTTCAGCCAGCGGTCGATGAAGGCGTACTTCCCGCAGATGCTGGAGGTCGCCCGGGACCTGGTCACGGCGTGGGAGGGCAGGACCGTCGTCGACGTGACCGACGACATGACCCGGCTGACCCTGGACACCATCGCGCTCGCCGGTTTCGGGCAGTCGTTCAAGTCCTACGAGCAGGTGGAGCTGCACCCCTTCCTCCAGGCGATGGGGAACGCGCTCACCGAGGTGATGCACCGGGCCCGCCAGCTGCCGCTGGTCACCCGGCTCAAGCGGGAGGCGGACGCGAAGTACCGCGAGGACATCGCGGTCATGCAGGACACCGTCGACGAGGTGATCCGGGCGCGGAGGGCGAGCGGCGAGAGGTCGAACGATCTGCTCGGCCTGATGCTCGACGCCGCCGACCCGGTCTCCGGTGGCCGGCTCTCCGACGAGAACATCCGCAACCAGGTCCTCACGTTCCTGATCGCGGGCCACGAGACGACCAGCGGCACCCTGTCCTTCGCCCTGCACCTGCTGCTGCGCAACCCGCACGTGCTCGCCCAGGCGTACGCCGAGGTCGACCGGATGCTGCCCGGGGACACCGTGCCCACCTACGAGACGATCATGAAGCTGGACGTGATCCCGCGGATCCTCGACGAGACGCTGCGGCTGCTCTCGCCGATCCCCTTCATCGGGCTGGCGGCGCGCGAGGCGACGACGCTGGGCGGGCGTTACGAGATCCCGGCGCACCAGAAGATCGGTGTGCTGATGAAGCCGCTGCACACCGACCCGGAGGCCTGGCCCGACCCGGAGACCTTCGACATCGACAGGTGGCTGCCGGAGAACAAGGCCGCCCACCACCCACACGCCTACAAGCCGTTCGGCAACGGCGAGCGGGCCTGCATCGGACGGCAGTTCGCGCTGACCGAGGCGCGGCTCGCGCTCGCCATGGTCCTGCAGCGGTTCGCGATCGCCGACCCGGACGGCCACCGGCTCACCATCAAGCAGACGCTGACCATCAAGCCCGAGGACTTCCGCCTGCGGATCCGGGTACGCCAGGAGCACGAGCGCATCGCGACGGGTGACGCCCTCACCGCCGCGGCGCCGGCCGCCGAGGTGGCCCGGGTCCAGGCCGGCGGTGTCCGGCTGACTGTCGCTCACGGCTCGAACCTGGGCACCTCCGAGGACCTGGCCCAGCAGCTCGCCGACCGGGCCCGGCGCTCCGGTTTCGACGTCACCGTGCAGTCCCTCGATGAACTGGCCGCCGACCTGCCGGGCGACGGGCTGCTCGCCGTGGTCACCTCCAGTTACAACGGGAAGGCCCCGGACAACGCGCAGCTCTTCGACGACCTGGAGATCCCGCCCGGCGCGCTGGACGGCGTCTCCTTCGCGGTGCTCGGCAACGGCAACACGCAGTGGGCCACCTACCAGGCCTTCCCCAAGCGGGTCGAGGCGAAGCTGCTCAACGCCGGGGCCACCCCGATCGTGGAGCGCGGCGAGACCGACGCGGCCGGCGACTTCGACGGCATGGCGACGGCCTGGCTGGACGGGCTGTGGACCGCTCTCGCCGCGTCCTTCGGCGCGTCGGCCGCGGCGGCGGCCGGCCCGCGGTACGCCGTGGAGGTGCTCGGCGAGGACCAGATCCGGCCGGCGGTGGTCTCCGGGCAGGCCCACCCGATCATGGTCTTCTCGGTGGAGGAACTGGTCGGCGACCCGGCCGGCCTCTGGGACTTCAGCCGCGAGGCGCCCCGGCCGGGCGTCAAGGCGATCACCGTCCAGCTGCCCGAGGGCGTCTCCTACGAAGCGGGGGACCACCTCGCCGTCTACGCCAAGAACGACCCGGAGCTGGTCGACTGGGCGCTGCACACGCTGCGGGTCTCACACGACCTGGTGGTGCGGCTGAGCCAGGACGGCGAGCGGCCCACCGGCCTGCCGATCGGCGTGCCGGTCACCGCTGGCCTGCTGCTCACCGATTTCGTCGAGTTGCAGGAGCCGGCCACCCGCGGGCAGATCGCCACGCTCGCGGCGCACACCGCGTGCCCGTGGACGACCCGGCAGCTGGCAGCTTGGACCGAGGACTCCGACCAGGGCCGGACCGCCTATGCCGACGAGGTGCTCGCCAAGCGGGTCTCGGTGCTCGGCCTGCTCGAACGCTTCCCGGCTATCGAGCTGCCCTTCGGCGTCTTCCTGGAACTGGTCGGGACGATCCGGCCGCGCTTCTACTCGATCTCGTCGTCGCCGAAGGCCGACCCGTCGCTGGTCACCATCACGGTGGGCCTGGTCGACGGCCCGGCCCGGACCGGCACCGGACGCTATCGCGGGATGTGCTCGCAATATCTGGCCCGGCTCCAGCCCGGTGACGTCTTCTTCGGCCACGTCCGGATCCCGGCCCCGCCCTTCCGCCCGCCGGCCGACCCGGCCACCCCGATGATCCTGATCGGCCCGGGCACCGGGTTCGCCCCACTGCGCGGATTCCTCCAGGAACGGGCGCTGCACGAGGACCGGGGGCCGGCCAAGCTCTTCTACGGCTGCCGGCACCCGGAGCACGACTGGCTCTATCGCCCGGAGATGGAGCAGTGGGCCGCGGACGGGGTGGCCGACCTGCACCTGGCCTTCTCCGCGGTGCCGGAGCACCCGCACCGATTCGTCCAGGAGGCCCTCGCCGCCGCCGGGGACGAGGTGTGGGAGCTGCTGGAGGCGGGCGCCCACGTCTATCTCTGTGGCGACGGCGCGCGGATGGCCCCGGCCGTGCGGGGTGAGCTGCTGGCGCTGCACCGCCGGCACACCGGCTCGACCGCCGAGCAGGCCGACGTGTGGCTGCGCTCGCTCGAAGCGTCGGGGCGCTATCAGCAGGACGTGTTCGCCTGA
- a CDS encoding urease subunit gamma, whose amino-acid sequence MFLSQHEQERLLIHVAADVAQRRRDRGLRLNYPEATAIITAFLLEGARDGRTVAELMDAGRRVLTRDDVLEGVPEMLAEVQVEATFPDGTKLVTVHGPIS is encoded by the coding sequence TTGTTCCTCAGCCAGCACGAGCAGGAAAGACTGCTCATCCATGTGGCGGCCGACGTCGCCCAGCGCCGCCGTGACCGCGGCCTGCGGCTCAACTATCCGGAGGCGACAGCGATCATCACGGCGTTCCTGCTCGAAGGAGCGCGGGACGGCCGGACCGTCGCCGAACTGATGGACGCCGGGCGCCGGGTGCTGACCCGCGACGACGTCCTGGAGGGGGTTCCCGAGATGCTCGCCGAAGTGCAGGTCGAGGCGACCTTCCCGGACGGCACGAAGCTCGTCACCGTGCACGGGCCGATCTCATGA
- a CDS encoding RidA family protein, whose product MPKRSVITDKAAPAGGPYSHAVVAGDTIYLAGAIPALPDGTRVTGTFAEQAHAAFRNLAAVAEAAGASLDDAVRVGVYLRDFADFPELNEIYPQYIKGEHLPVRTTLPVPLVGFDIEIDAVLYTGA is encoded by the coding sequence ATGCCCAAGCGCTCTGTGATCACCGACAAGGCGGCGCCCGCCGGCGGGCCGTACTCGCACGCGGTCGTCGCCGGGGACACCATCTACCTGGCCGGCGCCATCCCCGCCCTGCCCGACGGCACCCGGGTCACCGGCACCTTCGCCGAGCAGGCGCACGCGGCGTTCCGCAACCTCGCGGCGGTGGCCGAGGCCGCCGGCGCCAGCCTCGACGACGCCGTCCGGGTCGGCGTCTACCTGCGCGACTTCGCCGACTTCCCGGAGCTCAACGAGATCTACCCGCAGTACATCAAGGGCGAGCACCTGCCGGTCCGGACCACCCTGCCGGTCCCGCTGGTCGGCTTCGACATCGAGATCGACGCCGTTCTCTACACCGGCGCCTGA
- a CDS encoding acyltransferase family protein, with product MSVIQEPVDTARAPDVAAGRSARTGPHLGFRPDIEGMRAIAVTLVVLSHAGLATLAGGYVGVDVFFVISGFLITTLLLKELGRTGTVSLTRFYARRAIRLLPASALVLVATLAGAWFWLPSTRFHSISLDALFATFYGINWRLADEGVQYLNADAAPSPLQHFWSLAVEEQFYLVWPLLMLIYAFFWARSRRPRSAVVIPTQRTSSSPPPSPVRPKHRFLTVALILIAAASLAASMTQTRSAAPWAYFGAHTRAWELAIGALVAVAASRLAVLPGRVAAPLTWLGMAAVIGSAFLYDEHTAFPGSAALLPVLGSAAIIAAGCAAPRGGAAVVLRTRPFQLIGRYSYSWYLWHWPILMIGPAALGLESSLGLGLALAAGSLVVAVASYHLIENPVRNRQWIKARARRGLAVGLALSAVTAGLALGAGRFTPAVATGDAVADTSSRLAEAADAEARLRTLLADASRQLTLPANLKPAPEAAAADQPVIYRDGCHIDYPFVAAGNPCAYGDTTATDSIFLLGDSHAAHWFPAVDAIAKERDLKLFSRTKAACQAASVLVFNDVLKRPYSECVEWRDRVFAEIAAQRPKFVVLSSNGGDSGGLVTPDNKPLDRGPDRDRLWVQAWTRTFDTIERAGAQPVLLLDTPWPAGSAPECVVTRPTAVNECARPAREAFVEPGRREMVAAAARARGVTVVDTRDWFCTSVSCPAVVGNLLVWKDSSHISTAYAAMLTPLLDARLPS from the coding sequence ATGTCGGTCATCCAGGAACCGGTCGATACCGCACGCGCGCCCGACGTGGCGGCGGGGCGATCGGCGAGGACCGGTCCTCACCTCGGTTTCCGTCCCGACATCGAGGGCATGCGCGCGATCGCCGTCACCCTCGTGGTCCTGTCCCACGCCGGTCTCGCGACCCTGGCCGGCGGCTACGTGGGCGTCGACGTCTTCTTCGTGATCTCCGGCTTCCTGATCACCACCCTGCTGCTGAAGGAACTCGGCCGCACCGGCACGGTCTCGCTCACCCGCTTCTACGCGCGCCGGGCGATCCGCCTGCTGCCGGCGTCCGCGCTGGTCCTGGTCGCGACGCTAGCCGGCGCGTGGTTCTGGCTGCCGTCGACGCGGTTCCACTCGATCAGCCTGGACGCGCTCTTCGCCACCTTCTACGGCATCAACTGGCGGCTGGCCGACGAGGGCGTGCAATACCTGAACGCCGACGCCGCCCCCTCGCCGCTGCAGCATTTCTGGTCACTGGCCGTCGAGGAGCAGTTCTACCTGGTCTGGCCGCTGCTCATGCTGATCTACGCCTTCTTCTGGGCCCGTTCCCGGCGGCCCCGGTCCGCTGTCGTCATCCCCACCCAGCGCACCTCGTCTTCCCCACCCCCTTCTCCGGTACGCCCGAAGCACCGCTTTCTGACCGTCGCGTTGATCCTGATCGCGGCGGCCTCGCTCGCGGCGAGCATGACGCAGACCAGGTCGGCCGCCCCCTGGGCCTACTTCGGAGCGCACACCCGCGCCTGGGAGCTGGCGATCGGCGCCCTCGTCGCGGTGGCCGCGTCCCGCCTCGCGGTCCTCCCCGGCCGGGTCGCCGCCCCGCTGACCTGGCTGGGCATGGCCGCCGTGATCGGCTCGGCGTTCCTCTACGACGAGCACACCGCGTTCCCCGGTTCGGCCGCCCTGCTGCCGGTGCTCGGCTCCGCGGCGATCATCGCGGCCGGCTGCGCGGCGCCGAGGGGTGGCGCGGCCGTCGTGCTGCGGACCCGGCCGTTCCAGTTGATCGGGCGGTACTCGTACAGCTGGTACCTGTGGCACTGGCCGATCCTGATGATCGGGCCGGCGGCCCTCGGCCTGGAGTCGTCGCTCGGGCTCGGTCTCGCGCTGGCGGCCGGGTCCCTGGTGGTGGCCGTCGCGTCGTACCACCTGATCGAGAACCCGGTCCGGAACCGTCAGTGGATCAAGGCGCGCGCTCGCCGCGGTCTCGCCGTCGGCCTGGCACTGTCGGCGGTGACGGCCGGGCTCGCGCTGGGCGCCGGCCGGTTCACGCCCGCCGTGGCGACCGGCGACGCGGTGGCCGACACCAGCAGCCGGCTCGCCGAGGCCGCCGACGCCGAAGCCCGGCTGCGCACCCTGCTCGCCGACGCGTCCCGGCAGCTCACGCTCCCGGCCAACCTCAAGCCCGCCCCCGAGGCCGCGGCCGCCGACCAGCCGGTGATCTACCGGGACGGCTGCCACATCGACTATCCGTTCGTCGCGGCGGGCAACCCCTGCGCGTACGGCGACACCACCGCCACCGACTCGATCTTCCTGCTCGGCGACTCGCACGCCGCGCACTGGTTCCCGGCCGTCGACGCGATCGCGAAGGAGCGGGACCTCAAGCTGTTCTCCCGCACCAAGGCCGCCTGCCAGGCCGCCTCGGTACTGGTCTTCAACGACGTGCTGAAGCGGCCCTACTCCGAGTGCGTGGAGTGGCGGGACCGGGTCTTCGCCGAGATCGCCGCGCAGCGCCCGAAGTTCGTGGTGCTCTCCTCCAACGGCGGCGACAGCGGTGGCCTGGTCACGCCGGACAACAAGCCGCTGGACCGCGGCCCCGACCGGGACCGGCTCTGGGTCCAGGCCTGGACGAGGACGTTCGACACCATCGAGCGGGCCGGCGCCCAGCCCGTGCTGCTGCTGGACACCCCGTGGCCGGCCGGGTCCGCCCCGGAGTGCGTGGTGACCCGCCCGACGGCGGTGAACGAGTGCGCCCGCCCGGCCCGGGAGGCGTTCGTGGAGCCCGGACGCCGGGAGATGGTCGCTGCCGCCGCCCGGGCCCGGGGCGTCACGGTGGTCGACACCCGTGACTGGTTCTGCACATCGGTGAGCTGCCCGGCCGTGGTCGGCAACCTGCTGGTGTGGAAGGACAGCAGCCACATCAGCACGGCGTACGCCGCGATGCTGACGCCGCTGCTGGATGCTCGTCTGCCCTCCTGA